In Myxocyprinus asiaticus isolate MX2 ecotype Aquarium Trade chromosome 3, UBuf_Myxa_2, whole genome shotgun sequence, the following proteins share a genomic window:
- the LOC127431121 gene encoding fermitin family homolog 3-like, with translation MAAWDLSITVEELGPEAPPLKISVTSDLHIGGVILKVVEKSQLKKDWSDHALWWEQKQQWLLKPSWTLDKCGIHADARLCLTPQHKPLRLGLPNGTTLRLRACFSSPVFRTVMGICKLLNIRHPEELSLLWPVEAKKKKKDKGVEEEVYDITCAPLPSSTILKLGSGMPAFFAESPESEAVYKTLSVSQPVPAPENIAKMYRSTTIVEKAQVNSRWLDSSRSLLKQGIKENDKLLLRFKYYTFHDIIPQSDAVRLTQLYEQARWAILLEEIECTEEEMMVFAALQYHIGKVSLTEQFVDSCPAMEDLDLALQCLEVKMDGESSADDMLQTMTAPELHDYLKIFRPKRLTLKGYKQFWFTFKDTTLSYYKSKEESCKEPIQQINLKGCEVAPDVSVAEQKFCIRLLIPGPEGMNEAYLRCEQEQQYSQWMAACRLASKGKTLVDSSFSNEVQSIQSFLAMQKTSPCNKTAQTDDSINTHSLVSPRYQKKYKPKQLTTRILEAYQNVAQLSLTDAIQRFLQIWQALPDFGLSYIVVRFKGCRKDEVLGIANNRLIRIDLGVGDVVKTWRYNTMRQWNVNWDIKQVAIEFDGNINIAFSCVTADCKIVHEYIGGYIFMSTRSRDQSDTLNEELFHKLTGGHEAL, from the exons ATGGCAGCGTGGGACCTGTCAATCACTGTAGAGGAACTGGGACCAGAGGCCCCGCCTCTTAAAATCAGTGTCACCTCAGATCTGCATATTGGCGGAGTCATCCTCAAAGTTGTGGAAAAGTCAC AATTAAAGAAGGATTGGTCCGATCATGCTCTGTGGTGGGAACAGAAGCAGCAGTGGTTGTTGAAGCCGTCCTGGACGCTGGATAAATGTGGGATTCATGCAGATGCCCGACTCTGCCTCACGCCCCAGCACAAGCCCCTGCGGCTGGGTTTGCCCAATGGCACCACGCTACGGCTGAGAGCCTGCTTCTCCAGCCCTGTGTTCCGTACTGTCATGGGCATCTGCAAACTTCTGA ATATTCGCCATCCAGAGGAACTATCCCTCCTTTGGCCAGTGGAAgcgaagaagaaaaagaaagataaaGGTGTTGAGGAAGAGGTGTATGACATCACATGCGCACCACTTCCTTCAA GCACAATCCTGAAGCTTGGCAGTGGCATGCCTGCTTTCTTTGCTGAGTCACCTGAATCTGAGGCTGTGTACAAGACGCTGTCCGTCAGTCAGCCTGTACCAGCACCAGAAAACATTGCGAAGATGTACAGGTCGACAACTATAGTGGAGAAAGCACAAGTTAACAGCAG GTGGTTGGACTCGTCCCGTTCACTTCTGAAACAAGGGATCAAAGAAAATGACAAACTCCTTCTGCGCTTCAAATACTACACCTTTCATGACATCATACCACAG AGTGACGCGGTGCGTCTGACACAGCTGTACGAGCAGGCGAGATGGGCCATTCTGCTGGAGGAGATTGAATGCACAGAGGAGGAGATGATGGTCTTTGCTGCTTTACAG TACCACATTGGGAAAGTGTCGCTGACGGAGCAGTTTGTGGATTCATGTCCTGCTATGGAAGATTTAGATTTGGCTCTTCAGTGTCTGGAGGTGAAGATGGATGGAGAGAGCAGTGCTGATGACATGCTG CAAACAATGACAGCACCAGAACTACACGACTACCTGAAAATATTCAG GCCAAAGAGGCTCACCCTGAAAGGATATAAACAATTCTGGTTTACTTTTAAGGATACAACCCTCTCCTACTACAAGAGTAAAGAGGAGAGCTGTAAAGAGCCGATTCAACAGATTAACCTTAAAG GTTGTGAAGTAGCCCCTGATGTGAGTGTTGCCGAGCAGAAGTTTTGTATCAGGCTGCTGATCCCGGGACCGGAGGGAATGAATGAGGCCTACCTGCGCTGTGAGCAG GAACAGCAGTACAGCCAATGGATGGCAGCATGTCGCTTGGCCTCGAAAGGCAAGACTTTAGTAGACAGCTCATTCTCCAATGAGGTGCAGAGTATCCAATCATTCCTGGCCATGCAGAAAACCTCACCTTGTAATAAAACAGCTCAGACTGATGACAGCATTAATACACACAGTCTTGTCTCTCCACGATACCAGAAGAAGTACAAACCCAAGCAG CTCACAACGAGGATCCTGGAAGCCTATCAGAATGTAGCTCAGCTCTCATTAACAGATGCTATTCAGAGGTTTCTTCAGATCTGGCAGGCTCTGCCTGATTTTGGGCTCTCCTATATTGTGGTCAG GTTTAAGGGTTGCCGCAAGGATGAGGTGCTTGGCATCGCCAATAATCGTTTAATCCGAATTGACCTGGGTGTGGGAGACGTAGTGAAAACCTGGAGATATAACACCATGAGGCAATGGAATGTCAACTGGGACATCAAACAG GTTGCCATTGAGTTTGATGGGAACATAAATATCGCCTTTAGCTGTGTGACAGCAGATTGTAAGATTGTCCATGAGTACATCGGCGGGTACATCTTCATGTCCACAAGAAGTCGAGACCAGAGTGACACCCTGAATGAAGAGCTGTTCCACAAACTGACAGGAGGCCATGAAGctttgtga